The proteins below come from a single Xyrauchen texanus isolate HMW12.3.18 chromosome 3, RBS_HiC_50CHRs, whole genome shotgun sequence genomic window:
- the tcn2 gene encoding transcobalamin-2, protein MMVTFIIVSALLALAAGKPCASDHENLLLSLNKQLLRSVYQTTDNQDNLPNPSVHIALRLSKHHNLAKESEHLKRLKAEFHDDIEKSLSNNEMVVGRLALYILALKSSCHELGSLYLTRNEIREPLLIHLKREMEEEKQNIEFSHRPKTSYYQYSLGILALCVSGIRVNTHVSHKLIHAVVHKQIKHGESSCVDSHAMAGMALQCLKDEGTAVKDAAELNRALATIKQKLLDSKRNDGHIGNEFSTGLAVQALLAMGSQIEECGTAMEALRTDGRKGTYHNPMAISQILPALQQHSYLHLKNKECRSEDDSLAIDAASVSEVLPNQGKVSVQVEIIKSNSASSVFSLHVPMGSSLYEALKLLQDKQSGFTFKTEESLWGPFLSEINEEKARQTDRRYWHVSSDGTALTQGIQDYKIDSAQTFTIKNTGY, encoded by the exons ATGATGGTTACTTTCATCATTGTGAGTGCTctgctggcactggctgctgGAAAACCTTGTG CATCGGATCATGAGAATCTCCTCCTGTCCCTCAATAAGCAGCTGCTGCGCTCTGTGTATCAAACCACAGATAACCAAGATAACCTCCCCAATCCCAGTGTGCACATTGCCCTGCGTCTCTCAAAACACCATAACCTAGCTAAAGAGAGTGAACATCTCAAACGCCTCAAGGCAGAGTTTCATGATGATATTGAGAA ATCTCTCAGCAACAATGAGATGGTGGTTGGCCGTCTTGCTCTGTACATCTTGGCTTTGAAGTCTTCCTGCCATGAACTGGGCAGCCTATATCTCACTCGCAATGAAATACGGGAGCCTCTCCTCATTCACCTCAAGAGAGAGATGGAGGAGGAGAAACAGAATATTGAAT TCAGTCACCGCCCAAAGACCAGCTACTACCAGTACTCTCTGGGCATTCTGGCTTTGTGTGTGAGTGGTATAAGAGTCAACACGCATGTCAGCCACAAGCTCATCCATGCCGTGGTACACAAACAGATAAAACATGGAGAGTCTTCATGTGTGG ACTCGCATGCAATGGCAGGCATGGCCCTCCAGTGTCTGAAAGATGAGGGAACAGCTGTTAAAGATGCTGCAGAACTGAACAGAGCTCTTGCCACCATTAAGCAGAAGCTTCTTGACTCTAAGAGAAATGATGGCCACATAGGCAATGAGTTCAGCACTGGACTGGCAGTGCAG GCCTTGTTGGCTATGGGCAGTCAGATTGAGGAATGTGGAACTGCTATGGAGGCTTTAAGGACAGATGGCAGGAAAGGAACATACCACAACCCGATGGCCATCTCCCAGATACTGCCTGCTCTACAGCAACACTCTTACCTCCATCTGAAGAACAAAGAATGTCGCAGTGAGGATG ACTCTCTTGCTATTGACGCTGCCTCTGTTTCAGAAGTTCTCCCAAATCAGGGGAAAGTGTCTGTACAGGTGGAGATTATTAAATCAAACAGTGCATCATCTGTGTTTTCCCTTCATGTACCCATGGGCTCCTCGCTATACGAAGCCCTTAAGCTTCTTCAAGACAAACAAAGTGGTTTCAC CTTTAAAACAGAAGAAAGCTTGTGGGGACCTTTCCTTAGTGAGATAAATGAAGAAAAAGCACGTCAGACCGATCGAAGATACTGGCATGTCTCCTCAGATGGCACCGCTCTGACACAGG GTATCCAAGACTATAAGATTGATTCAGCACAAACTTTCACTATTAAGAACACTGGGTACTGA
- the ccdc117 gene encoding coiled-coil domain-containing protein 117 isoform X2, translating to MQSHRSWERRCMRKLRRRTNDGSCSPKRRKLMGEEGVEIAEYPIQKVSHEWSVDSTTPSLSSDTSLGQLQTESRTEEMGLTFTASSSPLPIVHTEGSGMEVVAAQRRLQEIEKRITLEDDSDEELDLEPALRRPVLVMSDSLREGLQHGIGDILPHTVAQSMSRSCMELVVWRPPEDPLTQRLKGSLQRQQRKQLSVIRQTASPIPSISSPFTPTSQVQFTATNEQAFSPLFSSPVVLNSGEEEMEI from the exons ATGCAGAGCCACAG AAGCTGGGAGAGAAGATGCATGAGGAAGCTGAGGAGAAGGACAAACGATGG AAGCTGTAGTCCCAAAAGACGAAAGCTGATGGGAGAGGAAGGAGTTGAAATAGCTGAGTATCCAATTCAGAAAGTAAGCCACGAATGGTCTGTGGACTCTACCACCCCTTCACTCTCATCTGATACCAGCCTGGGTCAGTTGCAGACTGAATCAAGGACAGAGGAGATGGGTCTGACCTTCACTGCCTCTTCCTCTCCACTACCCATAGTTCACACAGAGGGGTCAGGCATGGAGGTAGTGGCAGCTCAGAGGAGACTGCAGGAGATAGAAAAGAG GATAACTTTAGAAGATGACAGCGATGAGGAGCTGGATTTGGAACCAGCTCTACGCAGGCCAGTTCTGGTGATGTCCGACAGCCTAAGGGAGGGTTTACAGCATGGGATTGGTGACATTCTACCCCACACAGTAGCACAGTCTAT GAGCCGCTCTTGTATGGAACTGGTGGTATGGCGCCCTCCAGAGGACCCCCTCACCCAGAGGCTGAAAGGCTCTCTACAAAGACAGCAGCGTAAGCAGCTGTCAGTTATCAGACAGACTGCCTCTCCTATACCATCTATCAGCAGCCCCTTCACCCCCACATCCCAGGTGCAGTTCACAGCAACCAATGAGCAAGCTTTCAGCCCCCTGTTCAGCAGCCCTGTGGTTCTCAACTCTGGAGAAGAAGAAATGGAGATATAG
- the ccdc117 gene encoding coiled-coil domain-containing protein 117 isoform X1 has protein sequence MQSHRSGSSELELIMYSPHAQFSNPDLGIINGPNRDSHHLTIGSMPNASWERRCMRKLRRRTNDGSCSPKRRKLMGEEGVEIAEYPIQKVSHEWSVDSTTPSLSSDTSLGQLQTESRTEEMGLTFTASSSPLPIVHTEGSGMEVVAAQRRLQEIEKRITLEDDSDEELDLEPALRRPVLVMSDSLREGLQHGIGDILPHTVAQSMSRSCMELVVWRPPEDPLTQRLKGSLQRQQRKQLSVIRQTASPIPSISSPFTPTSQVQFTATNEQAFSPLFSSPVVLNSGEEEMEI, from the exons ATGCAGAGCCACAGGTCAGGAAGCAGCGAACTGGAGTTAATCATGTACTCCCCTCATGCACAATTTAGTAACCCTGATTTGGGCATAATTAATGGGCCAAACAGAGATTCCCATCATCTGACAATTGGATCTATGCCAAATGC AAGCTGGGAGAGAAGATGCATGAGGAAGCTGAGGAGAAGGACAAACGATGG AAGCTGTAGTCCCAAAAGACGAAAGCTGATGGGAGAGGAAGGAGTTGAAATAGCTGAGTATCCAATTCAGAAAGTAAGCCACGAATGGTCTGTGGACTCTACCACCCCTTCACTCTCATCTGATACCAGCCTGGGTCAGTTGCAGACTGAATCAAGGACAGAGGAGATGGGTCTGACCTTCACTGCCTCTTCCTCTCCACTACCCATAGTTCACACAGAGGGGTCAGGCATGGAGGTAGTGGCAGCTCAGAGGAGACTGCAGGAGATAGAAAAGAG GATAACTTTAGAAGATGACAGCGATGAGGAGCTGGATTTGGAACCAGCTCTACGCAGGCCAGTTCTGGTGATGTCCGACAGCCTAAGGGAGGGTTTACAGCATGGGATTGGTGACATTCTACCCCACACAGTAGCACAGTCTAT GAGCCGCTCTTGTATGGAACTGGTGGTATGGCGCCCTCCAGAGGACCCCCTCACCCAGAGGCTGAAAGGCTCTCTACAAAGACAGCAGCGTAAGCAGCTGTCAGTTATCAGACAGACTGCCTCTCCTATACCATCTATCAGCAGCCCCTTCACCCCCACATCCCAGGTGCAGTTCACAGCAACCAATGAGCAAGCTTTCAGCCCCCTGTTCAGCAGCCCTGTGGTTCTCAACTCTGGAGAAGAAGAAATGGAGATATAG
- the drc1 gene encoding dynein regulatory complex protein 1 isoform X2, translating into MDQNAHFAGDEADYPGPSVECASQKERIKARRLRITARNEAKKRQEFGDSSGKGDVKEEARKSQKEVEQSERILDKLKSDGLELVTNIQVAADARVSNTRTEQAEGFRLRREKVENEAKSSQEKFEEINRKWTDAKIPQDQRDVLNSQQQLCDQLIEDKHKLINELQQELKAGDDHYVKDLKRQAKDIDMLVERMEEQISSLKKSFREKLHQIENTFGDERRDLLTNNRKKWEHQMKERRDKELKNMVEGLSLMEEHVDFLQRLRVQTAEEYNVDKIRLDTEVQNLRKKVQETKFTCHLNQEKLENKYRVLKKREEENVILKSQLKRKIIRMQDILNNLKSKCAEQDKQSKVESQSLRNDKARLKQQYKDMQRKARHFAMLDAQRFEKLWLMNEAEVKALAHRALDIDRMIHEQQLGLAWVCPPLPFMEVSGPIVSKQQALSSARLVAAEALKEEQQGETSGNLVEGAECLQNTVGRVDRRTVKKILELLCDEAGFLVESKLLKLLSHLEKNEQSLMKLDAIFSAMGIDSEEDVYTMTEFFMKYRQQSREQKEQREEGEADYELGESVEEPSDLIDPNDLLVALKDFTSQYCKSCEVQDQQSSVLGLDMRDSSEDAAYWESMANVIPESKLTLWSALETALNKYHTELTERAVVLVETQNIKQQNTELRQLLHQYTTSKGQS; encoded by the exons ACAAGAGTTTGGAGATTCCTCAGGAAAGGGGGATGTTAAAGAAGAAGCACGAAAAAGTCAGAAGGAAGTGGAACAAAGTGAGAGG ATTCTGGATAAATTAAAAAGTGATGGCCTAGAGTTGGTGACCAACATTCAGGTTGCTGCAGACGCCAGAGTGTCAAACACGAGAACAGAGCAAGCGGAGGGATTTCGACTGAg GAGAGAAAAGGTGGAGAATGAGGCCAAGTCCAGCCAGGAGAAGTTTGAGGAGATAAATCGCAAATGGACAGATGCCAAAATTCCACAAGATCAGCGAGATGTTCTGAACAGCCAGCAACAGCTCTGCGACCAGCTCATAGAGGACAAGCATAAACTGATCAATGAGCTGcagcag GAGCTGAAAGCAGGTGATGATCACTATGTGAAAGACCTGAAAAGGCAGGCGAAGGACATAGACATGCTGGTTGAGAGGATGGAGGAACAGATCTCAAGCCTAAAGAAATCATTCAGAGAGAAGCTGCACCAAATTGAG AACACATTTGGTGATGAGAGGAGAGATTTGTTAACcaataatagaaaaaaatgggAGCATCAGATGAAAGAACGTCGTGATAAAGAG CTGAAGAACATGGTGGAGGGTTTAAGTCTAATGGAGGAGCATGTGGACTTTTTGCAGAGGCTGAGGGTACAGACAGCTGAAGAATACAATGTAGACAAAATCAGACTGGATACAGAAGTACAG aaTTTAAGAAAGAAGGTCCAGGAGACGAAGTTTACCTGCCATCTGAATCAAGAGAAACTTGAAAACAAATACAGAGTGCTTAAGAAACGCGAGGAAGAGAATGTCATCTTAAAATCCCAATTAAAGAGGAAAATCATTAG AATGCAGGATATTTTGAACAATCTGAAGTCTAAATGCGCAGAACAGGATAAGCAGTCAAAAGTGGAGAGCCAATCACTGAGGAATGACAAAGCACGCCTCAAACAACAGTACAAAGACATGCAGAGAAAAGCAAG ACACTTTGCAATGCTCGATGCTCAGAGGTTTGAAAAGTTATGGTTGATGAATGAAGCTGAGGTAAAGGCCCTGGCCCACAGGGCACTGGACATAGACCGAATGATTCACGAGCAACAGCTGGGTCTGGCATGGGTGTGTCCTCCACTCCCCTTCATGGAGGTTTCTGGACCTATAGTAAGTAAACAGCAGGCCCTCAGTTCAGCCAGACTAGTTGCTGCAGAAGCCCTGAAAGAAGAGCAGCAGGGGGAGACAAGTGGAAACTTAGTGGAGGGAGCCGAGTGTCTGCAGAACACTGTTGGCCGAGTAGATAGAAGAACAGTAAAGAAAATTCTGGAGCTGCTGTGTGACGAGgcg gggttTCTTGTAGAGAGTAAACTGCTGAAGCTGTTGTCACATCTAGAAaagaatgagcagtctctaatgaAGCTGGATGCCATTTTCTCA GCAATGGGGATTGACAGTGAAGAGGATGTGTATACAATGACAGAGTTTTTTATGAAGTACAGACAGCAAAGCAGAGAACAAAAGGAACAGAGGGAG GAAGGTGAGGCAGACTACGAGCTGGGAGAATCAGTGGAAGAGCCATCTGATTTAATTGATCCTAATGACCTTCTAGTGGCTCTGAAAGATTTTACCTCTCAATACTGCAAATCCTG TGAGGTTCAGGATCAGCAGAGCAGTGTTTTGGGGTTGGACATGAGAGATTCCTCTGAGGATGCAGCATACTGGGAAAGTATGGCTAATGTCATCCCAGAGTCCAAACTCACACTCTGGAGTGCTCTAGAAACAGCTCTCAACAAGTATca TACGGAACTAACTGAAAGGGCTGTGGTACTAGTGgaaacacagaatataaaacaacagAATACTGAGCTCAGGCAGTTACTCCATCAATACACAACTTCTAAAG GTCAGAGCTGA
- the drc1 gene encoding dynein regulatory complex protein 1 isoform X1, producing the protein MDQNAHFAGDEADYPGPSVECASQKERIKARRLRITARNEAKKRQEFGDSSGKGDVKEEARKSQKEVEQSERILDKLKSDGLELVTNIQVAADARVSNTRTEQAEGFRLRREKVENEAKSSQEKFEEINRKWTDAKIPQDQRDVLNSQQQLCDQLIEDKHKLINELQQELKAGDDHYVKDLKRQAKDIDMLVERMEEQISSLKKSFREKLHQIENTFGDERRDLLTNNRKKWEHQMKERRDKELKNMVEGLSLMEEHVDFLQRLRVQTAEEYNVDKIRLDTEVQNLRKKVQETKFTCHLNQEKLENKYRVLKKREEENVILKSQLKRKIIRMQDILNNLKSKCAEQDKQSKVESQSLRNDKARLKQQYKDMQRKARHFAMLDAQRFEKLWLMNEAEVKALAHRALDIDRMIHEQQLGLAWVCPPLPFMEVSGPIVSKQQALSSARLVAAEALKEEQQGETSGNLVEGAECLQNTVGRVDRRTVKKILELLCDEAGFLVESKLLKLLSHLEKNEQSLMKLDAIFSAMGIDSEEDVYTMTEFFMKYRQQSREQKEQREEGEADYELGESVEEPSDLIDPNDLLVALKDFTSQYCKSCEVQDQQSSVLGLDMRDSSEDAAYWESMANVIPESKLTLWSALETALNKYHTELTERAVVLVETQNIKQQNTELRQLLHQYTTSKGECTCVLHDPKAQYGC; encoded by the exons ACAAGAGTTTGGAGATTCCTCAGGAAAGGGGGATGTTAAAGAAGAAGCACGAAAAAGTCAGAAGGAAGTGGAACAAAGTGAGAGG ATTCTGGATAAATTAAAAAGTGATGGCCTAGAGTTGGTGACCAACATTCAGGTTGCTGCAGACGCCAGAGTGTCAAACACGAGAACAGAGCAAGCGGAGGGATTTCGACTGAg GAGAGAAAAGGTGGAGAATGAGGCCAAGTCCAGCCAGGAGAAGTTTGAGGAGATAAATCGCAAATGGACAGATGCCAAAATTCCACAAGATCAGCGAGATGTTCTGAACAGCCAGCAACAGCTCTGCGACCAGCTCATAGAGGACAAGCATAAACTGATCAATGAGCTGcagcag GAGCTGAAAGCAGGTGATGATCACTATGTGAAAGACCTGAAAAGGCAGGCGAAGGACATAGACATGCTGGTTGAGAGGATGGAGGAACAGATCTCAAGCCTAAAGAAATCATTCAGAGAGAAGCTGCACCAAATTGAG AACACATTTGGTGATGAGAGGAGAGATTTGTTAACcaataatagaaaaaaatgggAGCATCAGATGAAAGAACGTCGTGATAAAGAG CTGAAGAACATGGTGGAGGGTTTAAGTCTAATGGAGGAGCATGTGGACTTTTTGCAGAGGCTGAGGGTACAGACAGCTGAAGAATACAATGTAGACAAAATCAGACTGGATACAGAAGTACAG aaTTTAAGAAAGAAGGTCCAGGAGACGAAGTTTACCTGCCATCTGAATCAAGAGAAACTTGAAAACAAATACAGAGTGCTTAAGAAACGCGAGGAAGAGAATGTCATCTTAAAATCCCAATTAAAGAGGAAAATCATTAG AATGCAGGATATTTTGAACAATCTGAAGTCTAAATGCGCAGAACAGGATAAGCAGTCAAAAGTGGAGAGCCAATCACTGAGGAATGACAAAGCACGCCTCAAACAACAGTACAAAGACATGCAGAGAAAAGCAAG ACACTTTGCAATGCTCGATGCTCAGAGGTTTGAAAAGTTATGGTTGATGAATGAAGCTGAGGTAAAGGCCCTGGCCCACAGGGCACTGGACATAGACCGAATGATTCACGAGCAACAGCTGGGTCTGGCATGGGTGTGTCCTCCACTCCCCTTCATGGAGGTTTCTGGACCTATAGTAAGTAAACAGCAGGCCCTCAGTTCAGCCAGACTAGTTGCTGCAGAAGCCCTGAAAGAAGAGCAGCAGGGGGAGACAAGTGGAAACTTAGTGGAGGGAGCCGAGTGTCTGCAGAACACTGTTGGCCGAGTAGATAGAAGAACAGTAAAGAAAATTCTGGAGCTGCTGTGTGACGAGgcg gggttTCTTGTAGAGAGTAAACTGCTGAAGCTGTTGTCACATCTAGAAaagaatgagcagtctctaatgaAGCTGGATGCCATTTTCTCA GCAATGGGGATTGACAGTGAAGAGGATGTGTATACAATGACAGAGTTTTTTATGAAGTACAGACAGCAAAGCAGAGAACAAAAGGAACAGAGGGAG GAAGGTGAGGCAGACTACGAGCTGGGAGAATCAGTGGAAGAGCCATCTGATTTAATTGATCCTAATGACCTTCTAGTGGCTCTGAAAGATTTTACCTCTCAATACTGCAAATCCTG TGAGGTTCAGGATCAGCAGAGCAGTGTTTTGGGGTTGGACATGAGAGATTCCTCTGAGGATGCAGCATACTGGGAAAGTATGGCTAATGTCATCCCAGAGTCCAAACTCACACTCTGGAGTGCTCTAGAAACAGCTCTCAACAAGTATca TACGGAACTAACTGAAAGGGCTGTGGTACTAGTGgaaacacagaatataaaacaacagAATACTGAGCTCAGGCAGTTACTCCATCAATACACAACTTCTAAAGGTGAGTGCACATGTGTATTGCATGACCCTAAGGCTCAGTATGGTTGTTAA